CTACCTTTTTCATCTATTTTGCATTCACCTACACCATATTCTTCTATGCCCTCACACTTTAAAGTCTTGCCGGTGCCTCCATTAGATTCTGGTTCATCAAAGGGGCAACATACTTGTCCTTCATTATCACAAGTAGCACCTTTACCCTGACAACAAAAACCAGCTTGAAATGGAAATATGGCCGCCAAACTTGCTGTAAGGCCAATAGATGTTAGTTTGCTTAAATGTTTTTTCATATAGGTAAAGAATGATTCTTTTTTGACTTGTTACCTATCATATACCCAGATATTGTAATTAAATGTAGTGCTTATCACACTTTAAGCTGTTTCAAGCGTTAAATATCATCCCCATGTATTAGATTTTTTAACCTATCTTTAATAAAGTAGCCAGGTAACTGCTTAAATTGCTTTTATGTCTTTGTTAGGTTAGTATAAAAATGGCTCTTAAATTTCTGTCTATAATTTTTGTCCTACAAAAACAAAGTTAAGGGAGTTCAGTATTTTTAGTAGCTAAGTATATCGGTGTGTGTATAACAATCGGAAACGGATGCTATTAAACAAGAACACCCACCTGGATTAAAGTCTGGGCAAACAATTTTCAGAAATTAAGGGCCTTTTAATTTTTCTTGTTCAATTATTAAAAGTGATAACCTAATTAAATATGGTTATTACTACTAGGAATGTGGATATCTCTCTTCAGGTAGGAAGAACTTTTAAACAAAATTTTGAATTATATATTGAGTTAGTCAAAAGAGATTTTAAGGCTAGAGGTAATCATCCATATCTTGATTTTTGTCTTTTGGTTTTTACTCCTTACATAGGTGCTTCTGTATTAATATTCATTGCAAATAATTTTGCAGTTAATTTCCCTGGTTTAAATTATAAATATTTTACAACTCTTGCAATGCTTATTTTCTGGCAGTTTTTTTCAGCAGGATTAAGTACAACTGCAAACAGTATTGTTTATGTTTATAATAAAAATCTTTTATTAAGAGCAAAGTTTCCAATTATACTTTTGTTATTAGCTTCTATTTCTGTTCCTGCATTTTCTACCCTTGCTAATTTAGTTGTTTTTACATTGATTTTTATGAGTACAGAGATAGTTTTTTTAAAGCTTTCATGTTTTATATTTTTGTTTATTCTGTTTGCAATTTTTGTCTTTTCACTTGGAATCTTTTTTTCAGTTATGCTGTGTTTTGCTAGTGAAGTTAAGTTTCTTATTTCGCTTATAACAAGGCTAGGATTCTTTTTACATCCAATACTTTATGATATAAGTGTTGTACCGGAAAAGATCAGGCTTTTTTTAGAATATATACCAAGTATCTGGATAATTTCTTCTGTAAGAAACATATCATTTGGGGTTTTAAATTTTCTTAATTATCAATTTGTTTATGTTCTTCTAATTTGTTTAATTTTTTTATTAGCATCTGTTTTTATCTTAAAAAAGTTGGAGAATGTACTCGTAAAATATATATGAATAATAGTGTAATTTCTCTAGAGAACATATCTCTTAGCTTGCCAATTAAGCTAACTAAAGAAAAATTTCCATTGATTGCTCTCTTCAAATCACAAGAAAGAAAAGTCTTAGATGATATTGGCTTTTCAGCTTTAGAAGGTGAATGTATTGGGCTTATTGGTAAAAGTGGTTCAGGGAAAACAGTTCTTTTAAAAACAATAGCCGGGATATTTTATCCTTTAAGTGGCAGGCTAAAAGTAAGAAGAAAAGTTTTTCCACTTTTTGGTGTTGGAGGCTGCTTCAATGAGAGATTAAATGCATATGAAAATATTTATTTTTATGCCTCACTTTTAGGGGCAAGTAAAAAATTAATCAGGGGAAAAATTCAAGATATTATTTCTTTTTCCGGGTTAAAAGATTATGCGTATGAAGAATTAAGAGATTATTCAAGTGGTATGAAAATGAAACTTGCATTTTCAACAATAAGTTTCTTAAATCCAGAAATATTTTTTGTAGATGAATCTTATTTATATTGTGATGCAGCTTTTCTTGAAAAAACACTTTTAAGAATTCAAAAACTTTTAAAAAATAATTCTACTATCATAATTACTTCTCATTCAAAGGAAGTTCTAAAGAAAGCTTGTAAGAGAGGTATTGTTCTAGATAAAGGTACAATTGCTTATGATGGTGGTATAGATGAGGCTCTTCTTTATTATGAGAAAAATTTGATCAATGCAAACTGAAACACTAGCTCTTAATAAGCAAGAAACATTTCGTTTGGCTGATAAAACAGTAACAGAGTTATTTAAAAAATTAGAAGATGCAGGGATTCCATATGCAATACTTGGTAATTATGAACGATTCCCTTACTTTGAAAGAGATGTAGATATTGCAATATCACTTTCAGAGATTGAGAAACTTAAGGATGTTTTAATTTATGTGACTAGTGAATTAGGCTGGGATTTACTTCTTTCTGCTCATATAAATGATACAAAAGATGCCTCTGACACAATAAATTTTGTTTTTTATAATTATGATCCATTTCTAATTTTTCAAATGGATGTAGCTTACTGTTATGATTTCTGTAAATTACCAGTTTTAACTACAAGTAACTTGTTAAATGATAGGTATAAGCATAAATTTATAAAATTTTCATATCTTAATCCTTTAAAAGAAAACTTTATCTATTTACTCAAGATTAGAAGACATGTTGCAAGAATTATTTCTAGTAGTTTCAAAACTGCTTATACTGAATCACTAAAGAAGTATTGTTATAAAAAAATAAGATACTATAGAAAAAAAATAGTGAATTTTTGTGAATTGTCTTCTAATGAAAAAAAACTAAAGCAGCTATTAGGTAAAAAACTTGGTATTTTTGGAGTATTAGCTCTTAATTCTCTTAAGGGGAGTAATCTTTATACGTTTTATTTTTTTATGCTTTTTGCTACTGCTTACTTTCTAGTGATTAATTTTTTTAAAACACCTTTTAAAACACTTTTAGCAGTAAAACATGAAATAAATCTAGCAGTTAACAAACATTCTGCCTATGTGCCTAAGCATGTAATGAAGATATGTGCTAAAAAAGAAAACAAGAAAATCTTAATGTTAAACTTTCTTGAAGATCTTTTAAAAAGGGATTATATAATTGCATGGTCAGTGAAACAAAATAGCAAGACAACCATGCTTACAGAAGCTATAATTTCTGCTGCAAACGGAAGAGTAATAGAGTGGATAGACATCCCGTCAGAAGAGGCTTTTGATATTTCAAATATAAATTCTAAAGATGAGATTGCTAGAAAGATACTACCATTTCTTTTTCCTTGTCATGGAAGAATTTACGAAAAGACTTATCAGTAGATATACAAGACAAAAATTTATTTCTTATTTCCTTGTATAAATTTCTTCTTGGGATAAATATCATCATTAAGTATCTTAAATCAATACCAAAGTACTTAGTAAGAAATTTATCAAACAAAAGTGTGTAAACTAATGCGTTGCTTCTTCTTTTTACTTCATCTATAGAAAAAATATATGGGAGGGACTTCTTTATGAAGAAGAAAAAATCACCTTTAATCAGAAGTGCCAAAATCTCATCATTATATCTGCAGCGTCCTTGTTCACATAAATCGTACTTAATTACTTTATATGTAGGTTTTGCTTTATCTTTAATATATTTTTCTTTTATGTATTTAATTGCATTTAACATTAACAATGGTTTATGAGTAATTCTTGTAGTTGCTGGGTAAATTCGATAAATGTAGCTTGAAATATCTGTAACAATTGTTCTGTTTAATAACTCTTGGTTGTTCATTATTTGTAATCTTAAATCAAGATCTTCCAGAGCACTGGTTTTTTCATCAAACTTTAATAAGTTAAAGACTTCTTTTTTAAAAGATAACTGAGGTGGAATCAACTGGAATTTATCGTTGCTTGTTGATCTTGGATAAGCAGACCTAGTTATTTTTTTTATAAAATAAAAACTTGCGAAATATAAATATTTGCCAGCTATGATCTTGCACCCTGGATTTAGTTTCAGCTCTTCCATGATTTCTTGTAAATGCCAGGGAAGAATAAAATCATCTGCATCAAGAAATGTAATTATTTCTCCTTGTGCCTTTTCTATCCCTTTATTTTTTGCAATTGATACACCAAAGTTTTTCTTAAGATGAATTATTGAGATCCGTTTTTCATTTAAAGTAGAAACATATTTTTCAAGCTTGTTAGTTATTTCAACACTGCTCCCATCATTGACAATGATTACTTCCCAGTTACAGTAACTTTGTAATAAAATACTTTCAATAGCTATCTTACAAAGGTCGAGTCTTTGATTAAAGAAAGGAATTATTACACTAATTAGTAATTTATAATGATCATAATCTTTCACGGCATATAATTATATCCTTAGAAATAAAATGTTTTTAGAAGTAATCAATAAACAAGACCTTTCTCAATCATTAGTTTCTGTTGGTATTACGACTTACAACAGACCAAATACTCTTTTACTAGCTTTAAGATCTGTGATTAACCAGTCTTATAAAAACTTAGAAATAATTGTTTCTAATGATTGTTCTACAGATTTGCAGACAGAAAATATAGCTAGAAATTACATGAAAAAGGACTCACGAATTAAATATTTTTGCCATAAGGAACATAAAGGTGTAACTTTGAATTTTAACTTTACTGTAAGTAAGGCAAGTGGTGAATATTTTATGTGGCTTTGTGATGATGACTGGATTGATTCAAATTACATTGCTCAATGCTTGCAGGAATTAAAGAAAAATTCTAATTTTGTATTAGTATCTGGAAGGACAAAGTTTTACTGGGGGAATGACTTTGCTTATGATGGAGTTAAAGTTAATGTTCTTCAAGAAGATAGGTGTAAAAGAATAATATCTTTTTATGATCAGGTTCTAGGCTCGGGAAATCCTCCAAATTTTGGAGTAATAAAAACAAAATACTGGACATCTGTGCTATTACAAAATGTAATGGGGAATGATTATTTAGTTAATGCAAACTTTGCATTTGTCGGGAAAATTAAAACACTGGAAAATGTCTTCATTCATAGAAGGCTTGGAGGTTTAAGTGAAACTGTAAAAAAAGTTGCAGTTAATTGTAATTATTCAGATTTTACAATTAAATATCCCTTTATTACTTTTTGGCTAAACATCTTTAAGAACATTGTTTGGGAATCAAAAACTTATGAGTCTTTAAATTGGTTAGTTAGATTGTGGTTAGGAGTTAAGTTCTCTGTAGTAACTTTTTTAAATATTGATAAGTATTTTCAAAGGTACAAAATGCACGTTGTGAATCAAGACAAGCAAGCAAATAATATCTCAGTAGTAAAAGTAACTAATTAACTTAGATCATATAAATAAACTTCTATTCCTGGTCTTATAAAAGAAGCTATTCTAATACCTGTTTGATCTAAATATTCAAGTATGAATTTTGGATCTTCTGCCCTGTTTGAATTAGGAAGAATAATCCAAACTCTCTTGTTGCCTTGAAATTTTTCAAGATCCTCTTTTTCATTATTGTATCTTGCACTTACCCCAAGGATCACTGTATATTTTAAGTTGTTGAAAGTACGTTCCTCAATTGGTGTTGTAAAGTTAAGTTTTGCTGGTGATTTTGTTATTAAGTTGTATCTATTTGCATAGTATGAGTATGCATGTCTTAGTATTGAATTCACATAAATAATGTCACCATCTTTTAAATATTGCCTCACATAACTTAAAGCAGGCTTTATTTCATCAAAGGTTCGTGGATTAGTTAAATTCTGATTTACAAAGTAAACAGGACCAGTAAACAATAAAACTAAAACAATAATTCCAATAAGTGGTGTGTAATACCAGGTTTTACTTATAATTTTTTGAACTCCTTCTCCTATAAAAATAAGTAATGAAGGAACAATGAATAAAAGAAGTCTTTGCCAAAGTGGATATAAATGAAGACTGGAAGCAAACAGCATAATAAAAAAAGGAGAAGCTAGTATAAAAAATATTTTTCTTTTTTCTTTAAATAAGAAATAACAACCAATCAAGAGAAAAATAACTGTAACATATGAAAGATTTAAGAAATCAAAAAAGGCTAAGGCTATTTTCCCCGACTCTGCTAGTGATGGTAAAAAGTAATTTCTCCAAAAATCTCTTAAGTCATTAGCAGAAACCATAGTTCTTAGTGAAACAAAATATAAAATTATGAAACAAACTATCCATGGAATATAAGCAATTAAAAGTCTTGTAATTTTTCCATTTTCTTTTTTAGTTAAATATGAAATGAATAACGTCAATCCAACTCCAGTTAGTACAAAAACAGCCGGATGAGAAAACCAAATAGCAAGTGAGCCTACAATCCAAAAAATAACTATATTTTTAAAATTAAAACCACTTTCATCAAACTTAATAGCAAGAAGAAACAACATTAAAGCAAATAAAATATCGCTAGAGTATTGCTTGGCTTCAGTTGAGTAATAAACAAGCGAAGGTAGTATTGAAAATAAAGCAAGAGATATTAAACCACTATTCCGGGTCAGTGTAATAGTTACTAATTTATAAAACAAAAACAAAGAACATATTCCACAAATAAAAGGAAACAATCTAAGAATGTATTCATTGTTTCCCAGAGCACTGACAAAAAACTTTTCAGTTAAAAGGAAACCCAAAGGAGCATATTGGTTATAACTTAGCGGTTGTAAAAGTTCTAGATATGATCTCTCAATTACATTCAGAGCAATTCTTACCTCGTCCATCCATAAGGATCTATTGTCGTAATATTGAGCTAGTCTTAGGATAGTTCCAATTAAAATTAAAAACCAAGGTAAAAACTTATAGATAGGGGTTTTGATTTTTTGAAAAAAATCACTCATGTGACTTCACATTTTACCTTAATAAGAAAAGCTATAATAAATCATGTTCTTTTCTAGTTCTTTAGTCTCTGATTCTCTGATATTCTGATTTCTGACCTCTGATTTTCTGATTCTCTGATATGGGCCCTTACCTCAGTCTGGATAGAGGACATGGCTACGAACCATGGCGTCGCGAGTTCAAATCCCGCAGGGCCCGTTTAACTGTTAAAAATTGATTTAGGATTTCTAAAAAAGTCATCTATGTTTATGTTGTATACTGGTTCTAACTTTTGTGTCTTTGAACTTGAAATTGTAATTAAGCTGGCATTACCATATCTTTTTTTAAAAATGCTAAGACCTGCCTGAGACTGCTCAATGCTTCGAGATTTTACTTCTATTGCCCATATCTTGTTACCAATTTTAAGAATGTAATCAACCTCATAATCCCTTTCTTTCCAATAAAAAAGTTCACCACCTAAGTTTGTTGCTAGAAAATACAACTGAGCCCCAATCGCATTCTCTAGTAATCTTCCCCAGCTAGATTTATTGTTGAAGGTAGGTTTGAAATTCTGCCCTGACATGCTAGAAATGATTCCATTGTCTAGGACGACTAGTTTTGGTGTTGAACCTTTTTGTCTTATTTTGCTCCCACTCCATCTTTCAAGCAATGCAAGTAAAAATGCTTTGGATAGTAATTGAAGATATGAAGCAATAGTAGTAGTATTGCCAGCATCCTGTAGTGTGCCAAGCATCTTTTGATAACTAAGTATTTGTGCAGGATAACTTACCGCAAGTCCAAAAGCCTGCCTAAGCAAAACTGGTTTTGTAATTGGAGAAAGTAATAAGATGTCCTTTGACAGAACAGTTTCAATTAATGAGTCACGAATATACCGCGCCCATCTTTCTTCTTCTTTTCTCATTGGTAATGCACCTGGATACCCGCCGAAGTATAAATATTCTTTTAGAGAAACCTTGAAAAATTTATTACACTCATTAAAATCCCATTGATAGTGCCTATGGAGCTCAAATCGTCCAGCTAAGCTTTCTGTTAAACCTCTTTGCATGAGCAGTGCAGCAGAACCAAGAAGAATTACACAAACATTAAATCCTTTTCTACGATCTTCATCAAAAAGCTTTTTTACTGCTTCACTCCAGTTAGGGATTTTCTGAACCTCATCTAAAATAATTAGTGGTTTAGATTTTTTGTTCTTGCCTTTGGCTCGAATTTTATTCCATTGTGTACTTATCCATTCAGAGTTTGGTGTGCTAAGTTCATCAGCAGATTCATACAATTTGGGACCTTTCCATCTTTTAAATAACTGTAATGCAAGTGTAGTTTTCCCAACCTGCCTAGGTCCTACAATTGCTTGAATAAGGTTTTGTCTTCCACTAATTGACCTAAGCAATTCATTACAAAGAGATTGTCTTATATATTTCTTCATAAGCCTGCATATTAGTGTAATTTAAAATCTACAATTTGCTCAGTCTATTGAGCAAATTGTAATTATAGTTTAAATGTGATGATATAAGTGAAGTAAAGGAGACAAGTAGGGGTCAGATCCATGGATCTGACCCCTATACTTATGCTATCCTTTCTTGTGTAGGAAAATTAAAATTGACTGTTACAAGAAAAACTGTAACTATAAATATTCAAAATATTCCTTGTTATTGTTCTATTGGAATTGATCCAAAAGAAAAAAAACTTGGTCAAAGATTATTAATTGATGTATATCTTGAAATTTCTTCATTTCGAGCTGTTACAACAGATAATGTCAAAGATACAATTAGCTATGTGGATGTTTATAAAGCAATTCAAAAAATAGGGAAAGATAAATCATATTCTTTAATAGAAACGCTTGCTGATGAAATTGCTGAAACCTTTTTAAAGCATCCACTTGTACTAAAAGTTAGAACTAAAATATCTAAACCGCATATTCCTTATCCAGACTTTGAAGGAAGTGTTTCTGTTGAAGTTGAAAGAGAAAAATAAATTAGATGAGATTTCTTTTTGGATAGATAGTTCTGGAGGTCCAAAAGAGCTCTGTAAGAATTCTTTTTATGGTACAGGTCCAAAATATTATTTTTATGGATCATTGAATAAAATTAATTTTGCTGATAGAGATGCCCCATTGGGGCGTCTCTACGATATAAATTGTTTTGATTTTATAGAACAAAAATTAGAAGAAGAAAAACATAATCCAAACGGGATCTTTGTTGGGTATTTTGCTTACGATTTGTTTCAAAACAGCAAACAGCAATCAGCAATCAGCAGTCAGCCAGGAAACAAGTATCCAGATTTTTTCTTTGCGTATTTTGACAGTGCTGTACGTCATTGCGAGGAACGCAGTGACGAAGCAATCTCACCAACGTGTCACGATAGTGAGATTGCCACGTTGGCTCTTTCAGAGCCTCCTCGCAATGACATGCTTAATTTGAATTCCAATATGACCGATATAGAGTACCTCGATAAAGTCAAATTAATCAAGGAAGAGATAAAAAAAGGTAATGTCTATCAAGTAAATCTCACTCGCGAGTATTTAATCTCAGTTTCTAATCTTAATGAAATAGATCTTTATTTAAGGCTTCGAACTGTTTCCCCAAATCCATATGGTTGTTATTTTAAAACTCCCTTTATAAGTATTCTTTCAAGTTCACCGGAAGAATTTTTATTTATGAAAGATAATCATATAAGAACTCGTCCTATAAAAGGTACATTACCAAAAGGTGAAATAAATATCGATCCAAAGAACCAAGCTGAAAATATAATGATTGTTGATCTTGAGAGAAATGATCTTGGAAGAATTTGTGAATATGGCTCTGTAAAGGCTGAAAAGCTTTTAAATGTTGAATCCTACAAACACTTAAATCATGTAGTTTCTACAATAGAAGGAGAGCTTAAAAAAAATATTTCTTTAAGAGAAATATTTGAAGCTATATTTCCTGGTGGATCAATAACTGGCGCACCAAAAATTGCTGCAATGAAAATTATTGATGAAATAGAACCTACAAAACGTGGAGCTTACACTGGATCATTTGGCTATATAAAAACAGATGGTACTATGAACTTTAATATTTTAATTAGAACAATTTTTATCCAAGAAGTTCAGGAGTCAAAAATCGAAAATCAAAAATCGAAAATTGTATTTAATATTGGCGGTGGCATTGTTGCTGACTCAGATCCACATGATGAGCTTGAAGAAGTAAAGTTAAAAGCTAGAGGTATAATGAGTACACTATGCTTGTCTTTCTAAATGGACAAATTATAAAAGAGGAAGATGCTAAGATTAGCATTAGTGATCTCTCGTATCAGTTTGGATATGGGCTTTTCGAGACAATTAAATGTGAGCAGGGAGTACCTTTATTTTTTGAATCCCACTATAAAAGACTAACTCAAAGTGCAAAAGAAATAGGGATGACATGTCCTGTAGAAATAAATGAAGTTAGAAACTGGATAATAGATTTACTTAAAGCAAATAAACTTACAAGCAGCAGGTTAAAAATAATTATTTCAAAAAGACTTGAGGAAAAGTTTAATATATTAATAATGATTTCACCTCTTAACAAACTGCCAGATTCTTATTCTTTAATTGGACATACTTTAAGTAGAGATCCTAATTCAATATCATTTAAACATAAGACAACAAGTAGAGGTGATAGTTACTTTACATATAAAAGTGTAATTGAAAATGGGTTTAATGATGTTCTTTATTTAAATGAAAAAAATGAACTTCTTGAATGTTCAAGAGCAAATATTTTTCTTGTAATGGAGGATAAAATTATTACTCCTAGCCTGAGTTCTGGAATTTTATCTGGAGTTACAAGAGAGAAAATACTTGAGATTGCAAAAAGAGAAAATATTTTAATAGAAGAAAAAAATGTACATAGTCTTTATTTAAATAAAGCAAATGATGTATTTATTACTAGTGCAATTGTTGGAGTTATGCAAATTTCTAAAATCAAGCTTCAGGATAGAGAATATAACTTTATAAGAGATTCAAAGACAATCAAACTTAAGAATGCTTTTGATAGCTATGCACAGAATTATTTAAAAAAAACTCTTATACACCCTTCTTAGTTTTAAAATCTTCTTTCTGTGGAGCAATTTTAATTCCTGAATCAAGTGTAATGATTAATTTATTTA
This DNA window, taken from Candidatus Melainabacteria bacterium, encodes the following:
- a CDS encoding aminotransferase class IV; amino-acid sequence: MLVFLNGQIIKEEDAKISISDLSYQFGYGLFETIKCEQGVPLFFESHYKRLTQSAKEIGMTCPVEINEVRNWIIDLLKANKLTSSRLKIIISKRLEEKFNILIMISPLNKLPDSYSLIGHTLSRDPNSISFKHKTTSRGDSYFTYKSVIENGFNDVLYLNEKNELLECSRANIFLVMEDKIITPSLSSGILSGVTREKILEIAKRENILIEEKNVHSLYLNKANDVFITSAIVGVMQISKIKLQDREYNFIRDSKTIKLKNAFDSYAQNYLKKTLIHPS
- a CDS encoding glycosyltransferase family 39 protein yields the protein MSDFFQKIKTPIYKFLPWFLILIGTILRLAQYYDNRSLWMDEVRIALNVIERSYLELLQPLSYNQYAPLGFLLTEKFFVSALGNNEYILRLFPFICGICSLFLFYKLVTITLTRNSGLISLALFSILPSLVYYSTEAKQYSSDILFALMLFLLAIKFDESGFNFKNIVIFWIVGSLAIWFSHPAVFVLTGVGLTLFISYLTKKENGKITRLLIAYIPWIVCFIILYFVSLRTMVSANDLRDFWRNYFLPSLAESGKIALAFFDFLNLSYVTVIFLLIGCYFLFKEKRKIFFILASPFFIMLFASSLHLYPLWQRLLLFIVPSLLIFIGEGVQKIISKTWYYTPLIGIIVLVLLFTGPVYFVNQNLTNPRTFDEIKPALSYVRQYLKDGDIIYVNSILRHAYSYYANRYNLITKSPAKLNFTTPIEERTFNNLKYTVILGVSARYNNEKEDLEKFQGNKRVWIILPNSNRAEDPKFILEYLDQTGIRIASFIRPGIEVYLYDLS
- a CDS encoding anthranilate synthase component I family protein, with protein sequence MKEKNKLDEISFWIDSSGGPKELCKNSFYGTGPKYYFYGSLNKINFADRDAPLGRLYDINCFDFIEQKLEEEKHNPNGIFVGYFAYDLFQNSKQQSAISSQPGNKYPDFFFAYFDSAVRHCEERSDEAISPTCHDSEIATLALSEPPRNDMLNLNSNMTDIEYLDKVKLIKEEIKKGNVYQVNLTREYLISVSNLNEIDLYLRLRTVSPNPYGCYFKTPFISILSSSPEEFLFMKDNHIRTRPIKGTLPKGEINIDPKNQAENIMIVDLERNDLGRICEYGSVKAEKLLNVESYKHLNHVVSTIEGELKKNISLREIFEAIFPGGSITGAPKIAAMKIIDEIEPTKRGAYTGSFGYIKTDGTMNFNILIRTIFIQEVQESKIENQKSKIVFNIGGGIVADSDPHDELEEVKLKARGIMSTLCLSF
- a CDS encoding glycosyltransferase family 2 protein codes for the protein MFLEVINKQDLSQSLVSVGITTYNRPNTLLLALRSVINQSYKNLEIIVSNDCSTDLQTENIARNYMKKDSRIKYFCHKEHKGVTLNFNFTVSKASGEYFMWLCDDDWIDSNYIAQCLQELKKNSNFVLVSGRTKFYWGNDFAYDGVKVNVLQEDRCKRIISFYDQVLGSGNPPNFGVIKTKYWTSVLLQNVMGNDYLVNANFAFVGKIKTLENVFIHRRLGGLSETVKKVAVNCNYSDFTIKYPFITFWLNIFKNIVWESKTYESLNWLVRLWLGVKFSVVTFLNIDKYFQRYKMHVVNQDKQANNISVVKVTN
- a CDS encoding glycosyltransferase family 2 protein, whose amino-acid sequence is MKDYDHYKLLISVIIPFFNQRLDLCKIAIESILLQSYCNWEVIIVNDGSSVEITNKLEKYVSTLNEKRISIIHLKKNFGVSIAKNKGIEKAQGEIITFLDADDFILPWHLQEIMEELKLNPGCKIIAGKYLYFASFYFIKKITRSAYPRSTSNDKFQLIPPQLSFKKEVFNLLKFDEKTSALEDLDLRLQIMNNQELLNRTIVTDISSYIYRIYPATTRITHKPLLMLNAIKYIKEKYIKDKAKPTYKVIKYDLCEQGRCRYNDEILALLIKGDFFFFIKKSLPYIFSIDEVKRRSNALVYTLLFDKFLTKYFGIDLRYLMMIFIPRRNLYKEIRNKFLSCISTDKSFRKFFHDKEKEMVVSF
- a CDS encoding ATP-binding protein translates to MKKYIRQSLCNELLRSISGRQNLIQAIVGPRQVGKTTLALQLFKRWKGPKLYESADELSTPNSEWISTQWNKIRAKGKNKKSKPLIILDEVQKIPNWSEAVKKLFDEDRRKGFNVCVILLGSAALLMQRGLTESLAGRFELHRHYQWDFNECNKFFKVSLKEYLYFGGYPGALPMRKEEERWARYIRDSLIETVLSKDILLLSPITKPVLLRQAFGLAVSYPAQILSYQKMLGTLQDAGNTTTIASYLQLLSKAFLLALLERWSGSKIRQKGSTPKLVVLDNGIISSMSGQNFKPTFNNKSSWGRLLENAIGAQLYFLATNLGGELFYWKERDYEVDYILKIGNKIWAIEVKSRSIEQSQAGLSIFKKRYGNASLITISSSKTQKLEPVYNINIDDFFRNPKSIFNS
- the folB gene encoding dihydroneopterin aldolase: MTVTRKTVTINIQNIPCYCSIGIDPKEKKLGQRLLIDVYLEISSFRAVTTDNVKDTISYVDVYKAIQKIGKDKSYSLIETLADEIAETFLKHPLVLKVRTKISKPHIPYPDFEGSVSVEVEREK
- a CDS encoding ABC transporter ATP-binding protein, yielding MNNSVISLENISLSLPIKLTKEKFPLIALFKSQERKVLDDIGFSALEGECIGLIGKSGSGKTVLLKTIAGIFYPLSGRLKVRRKVFPLFGVGGCFNERLNAYENIYFYASLLGASKKLIRGKIQDIISFSGLKDYAYEELRDYSSGMKMKLAFSTISFLNPEIFFVDESYLYCDAAFLEKTLLRIQKLLKNNSTIIITSHSKEVLKKACKRGIVLDKGTIAYDGGIDEALLYYEKNLINAN